CAAACATTCACAGTTTTCTATGATTGTAGATCTATGAAAGTTAAATGGTGGTGAAATATATAATAACACTACACAACTTGCTAAAAGCATCCCCATTTATTTAATGTGCCAGTCTgtaaggaaatatttttactctGATGTATTTGCTTGGTGGCATAAACTGTTGTGTTGGGtgtacattttgaaattatttagtTTACAGTTCAAAAAGATGTTTGCAGCTGCCATGAGTTTACAAATGTACAGCCACGGTCTGCTCAGATTAACCGCTACTGAATTAGGGAGGAACAAAGGTGATTTTAAACCTCCAGCCTCTCACTCCTGGACGATGCCTCTTGTGAGCATCAGCACAGAACCCTGGCATCCAGCTAGCCTAGTGACGAAAGCAGGAGCCAGACActgagccaggacacctgggtttctTTCCTCACTCTGACACTAGTCATCTGTGTGaggccttgggcatgtcacttcacctcccttGTTCCTCAGTTTTCATCTCAGGCATAAAAAAAGGCCGATGATGATCTCATCCCGCCTTATCAAGTGCTCTGAGAGCCTCTGTTGTAGAAACAGGAAGTGTTACGGCTCTGTTTTGTACACCTTATGGTGCTTTTGTCTTTGGCCCCACCCTGCAATTTTCTACACGACAGCCAGATGAGGCGCCGTGTTGTCTGTAGGAATTGTTTAGTTATTTTTGgcatttgttttaattctttatttaattGCTTTTCTTGTTCAAAGCAAAGTTTACACAAAGTATTTAATGCACACTGCAAAGATGAAGGAGTTCAGATGGTGCCAGGTCCCCAGACTGACTCAATTTCACACAAGAATATATAGCAATACCTCCTgcaaagggagggaaaggaatgcTAATATCTAAGCACCTTCCCTTTGGATCGCTCCCTTCTGCACTACACCTGTGGGGAAGGGCTTAGAAGGAAGAAATCTCCTCGAGGATCCCTTTGCAGAGTTCCTCCTCACTGATTATtccatgggggggcagggtttgCTGCACTGCAGATTGGTCACTGGGACCTATCCCTAATCCCTTTAGGTCCTGAGGAATCAGAAGGAGGCCAAGGTCATCTATGCAGAGGCCctgctgctttacaccagcttTGTGCTGGTCAGGCTTGCCCCCTCCTGGCAGCTCTGATGGACCAGTACACTCCTATGGACTTTTCTGTGGCCCCAGGATTTCCCCTTAAAGGGAGACCTCCATGAAGCCggagactccaccacagtccTCTTTCCTGGCTAAGCTCCATGGTGCCAGAAAGGAGAGATTAcgtcagggatcggcaacctttggcccgcggcctgccagggtaaacTCCCTGGAgggccgtgtccgcaggttcggccgatcgcagctcccactggccacggttcgccgctccaggccaatgggggttgcaggaagcggtgcggactgagggatgtactggctactgcttcccacagccccaattagcctggagcggcgaaccgcagccactgggagctgcaatcagctgaacctgcagatgcagcaggtaaacaaactagcccggcccatcagggggcttaccctggcgggctgcgtgccaaagatTGCTGATCCCTGGATTACATATATGCCCCCATCCCTTATCTGTGAGAATATgtgcactgtccctttaaaacagaAGCGAGACACTGGGCAGGAAGGGGCCTGGAAAGGATCTCGGTAGAAGCTCCAGAGTTAAGCCAAAGGAGAGGATGGATTATACTGTTTGCATAGTCcaataaagttccttgttcagtgttagaaaaTTGTGGCTGTGTTGCGACTTTTGCTCTTTATACAACAAAAGACTATGAAGAAACCACCTGGGCATAGCTGGGTCCCAAATACCCTTGTTTTCTAACTGTACTGTACACAAACATACCAGGCTTTGTCACATAggtgcgtgcgcgcgcacacacacacacacacacacacacacactaactcaggggttctcaaactgggggtcgggactccTGCTCAGCAgcacggtggcgtggctggctccggtggggctgcaagctcctgctgctctgagcagcatggtaaggggggcggggagttgggggcggggggttggataaggagctgggggtcccgggggcagtTGGGACAGGGGAGCAGGGGACGGTTGGCCAgacgtgggagtcccgggggggctgtccTGGGGCAAGGGTAttgataggggttggggcagtcacgggacagggagcgggggggttggatgggttgcgagttctgaggggggtgggaagtgggatgaggcagatagggggcaggggccaggctgtttggggaggcacagctttccctacctggccctccatatagttttgcaaccctgatgtggccctcaggccaaaaagtttgcccacccctgcctcagGGGGTCATGCAGTAATTACCTGgggggggggtcgcgagctgtcagcctccaccccaagctctgctttgcctccagcatttataatggtgttaaatatatataaaaagtgtttttaatttattaggggggttgcactcagaggtttgctatgtgaaaggggtcaccagtacaaaagtttgagaaccattgcactACCTGTTGTTGACTAGTTTCAGGCAGCttatacaacacagaacacagcaagcaccactagagggctcacaaactatataaagcaggggtgggcaaactttttggccctagggccacatccACATTgtgaaactatatggagggcagGATAGGGAAGgcagtgcctccccaaatagcctggcccctgccccctatccacccctcccacttcccacccccctcagaactcatgacccatccaacctcccctgctccctgactgccctgacccctatctgcacccccacctccagacaggccccccgggactcccatgcctatccaaccctccccagaatctccgccccatccaacctccccctgcttcctgtcccccgACTCCCCTAATGCCTGtctacacccctgccccctgacagcccccctgggaccctgcctatccaactccccctgctccctgcccccttaccatgctgctcagagcatcaGGAGCTCTCAGCCCTGCTCATgccagctgtgctgcctggcaggcgtggtgggccagagcgctggcagcgcAGCGCAATGAGGCTGCGGCAgaagggggctagcctccccaggcGGGaggtcaggggctgggcaggacagtcccatgggccatagtttgcccaccttttaTATAAAGGGATAGGACCTTATTTCTCTACACTCCAGCCTCTTGCAGTGATGTTTTACCAATGCCACATGACACCCTCTAGAGCTAGCTGGGTGCAGAAGAGCTGCTTCAACTGTCTCCTGTAAGAGCTCTTCTTTATCTCCCTCCACCTTCTCATTTTCCCTGCAGACCTGCACTGGGGAAGACCAGGACTTCAGGCCAAATGAAGTAAAGGACATTGCTTGCTCAGCCCAGCCAGGCCTCACTCAAGTGCAGGTTATTTTAAGTCTGCTTTTCTCTTCTCACAAGGAAGGATTTTGCTGTGTGTGCTTTTAAATGCCTCACTTGTGTCCTCACATCCTGTCAGCCCTGATAGTCATTTTAAGGAAGtgtcagagggagagagaaagagagagatgaaaaggTCCAAAGCTGCAGATACTACCAAAGCAACCAGCACAAAGAAAGTGGCAAATCTGTTTGCTTGTGGGAGGAGGAACCAGAGAACAGACAGCTCAGagggtggtttcagagtagcagccgtgttagtctgtattcgcaaaaagaaaaggagtacttgtggcaccttagagactaacaaatttattagagcataagctttcgtgagctacagctcacttcatcggatgcatttggtggaaaatacagaggggagattgatatacaccagAGGGTGGGTGTCTTAGCCTATGAGGGTGGAGAGAGGAGGTCCTTACAGACTTTGGTATGGTTTTGCTGTTGTCTGCCCGTCTCTGCAGTTGGCACTAAGCCCAGCAGTTTCCTGTTTAGTTTAGTTTCGTTTCGTTTCTCGCAGACTGGCTAGAAGGGTGTTGTTTCTGAAGCCATGGCAGAGGCAAAGGAAGAATTCAGAGCATCTGCTGACCTGGAAGATGAGCTCAGCTGCCCTATCTGTCAGTGCTTCTACAGGAACCCCGTCTCCCTGAGCTGTCAACACAGCTTCTGCAAGGAGTGCATCCAGAAAGCACTGGCTGCCCAGCAGCAAGCCAAAGCCACCTACTTCTGCCCTATGTGCAAGGTCCAGCTGGGGCCCTTTCTGGAGCTGCATAAGAACTTCCAGCTCTGCAGCATAGTGGAGAAGTTCCAGACCACCTCTTCAAAGGGAAAGCAGGGCAAGGAGAAGGCCTCTCCGCAAGGGAAGGAGATAATCCCCTGTGATTTCTGCCTGGACCAGCCTCACACAGCAGTGAAAACCTGTCTGACCTGTGAGGCATCTCTGTGTCAGGCCCACCTGAGCAAACACAATGCCAAGGCTGCACAGAAGGATCATGTCCTGATAGAACCCAGTGACAACAGCTCTCTGCAGGAGAGGAAATGTGGCGAGCATGGCAAGCTGCTAGAGTGCTACTGTGAAGATGACCTGGTCTTTGTCTGCATGATGTACTCTATCACAGACTCCCACAAGGGCCACAACATTGTCACCCTGAAGCAGGAGTACGACAAGGAGCAGGTAAGGGAAAGATTTCTGCATCTCTGCTTGATGGGCACAAATTCCAAAGGAGATCTTTATGTACAGCCCCTTATAGCGCTACGCTCAGTGTGATAGTTCCTTTCAGGGTGGAAGTGCTAGGCAGGTAAGGGAAAGATTCCCCAGGAAAGCCCTGCAGTTCAGCATACCGAGCTTTGAAGCAGTAGTACGTTTAGCTGCACTCTAGGACTTTCAGTGCAGTGTAGCAGTGTCCATACCGGACATTACCACATGCCAAGCTGGCGTGCTGGAGATTCACACCTTGGCTTGCTGTGCAGTAACTTGCCACACAGATAGGTCCGGAGATAGGTTTGGGGTAAATATCCATTATTGCTACCTTATGTTCAGATCCTGCAAATGATATAATAGGACTATTCACCTGGGTAAAGTTAtgtacatgtgtaagtgtttcCAAGATCAGGTATTAAGTGATAAGCTAAACTTGTACAACTTCTCTTTTTAAACCTACACAGTCACTGTGTGTCTAATGAATATGggactctttttgttctgtgtttgcacagcacttagcacaatggggtcctggtccatcactggggctcctgggtgctaggATAATGCAAATGATCAATTTCTAGGTAAAATTAAAGTCAGTTCAGATTAAGGATTCCaagaaagtttccatttttcaACTCCTTCATGGTCTTACGTCTTTCGAGGAGGGTTGCAGGAGGCAAGAAGCACACAACTTATTATGTGGCTCACTTGAAACAAATGGGTGCACATATTTGTTGAGAGGGGATCGAAAAAAGGGTCGCTTGTTCATTTCATCAGCTCCATAAAAGCCCTCTGTGTTGCTTTCCCATTATAATGATTAATGCTGGTTTTCTTTAAACTAGGTTGTTCTCTCACACACTGTGAAACTGATGCAGGAAAACAAAGGTGCCATAAATAAAACCTTAGGAGAGCTTTAGAAGAGTGAGAATCAGCTCCAGGTTTGTCCCTGAATTATTCAAAGTATCTTTCTTTAATGgcttgtaagaaaaaaaaaatgatggcaTCTCTGATCAATGTTCTCTAGGAACCCCTTCTGACTGTGAAGATGACATAATAAATCTGTATTAATAAATACCCCACTATGGGGCTCTGTAGGTCATGGGACTGCAacttaaaaaacaaccaccaccaatgtGAAGAAAAATGACAGAGGCAAAGAATATTTGTTTGCATTCTGTagtgtctttcttccacagatcTCCAAGTACTTAGGAGCTGAATGTGCAACCCTAATTCACATttgtgagcagttactcacataagtagtcccactgaaaagGCTAGCCATTTGCAATCAATATTTAATTATCACAATGCTCCCAGTGTAAGTTAGctgcttattattaattattcttatccctcatttacaaatgaggaaactgaggaacagagaggttaagtgtctTAGGCAAAAATCACACAACCAAgtcagaaatagaatccaggattCTGACTCCCAGCTCCTTTGTCAAATCACTACACACACTTAATCATTGCTTTGTTCTTAAAGCTCTTTCTCTGTTAAAAGAGGAGCTCTACGTAAGTATGGGATTTTCAGAGTAAACCAATGCAATTCTCAGACTATAATGACCTATTTGAACTTTCTCTGCTTTATTCCCTTTCATCACACCCAGATAATTTTCAGATTACGCTGATTACTTGGCTGTGCCGAGGAAAAGTGAAACGTACTTATTGTCCACTTCATTCTTAAATCTGGTATGGCAAAATGTTGGgtataataatgataattaataaacACACTAACCTGTGGTACTGAATTCCTGAGGCAGCACCTTATTTGCTTACCTGTTCTTTTAGTTCAATAAGAAAACTTTGAATGCTCAGCTGTCAAACCTCTTCAAAGAGATCAAGGCGGAGGTGGATCAGAAGGAGAAGCAGATCCTGGCTGACATACAATCCAGTGAGAAAAAGCAGCTGTCAGACATTGCCACACTGaagaagcaaacagaaaagaagagagatgAGGCTGTGAAGGGTCTTCAGAACCTGCAGATGCTGAGAGCACGAACAGACCCTTTCCACTTCCTCAGAGTAAGCAGCAACATTTAGCTCTGATTTAATTAATGAGCATTCAAGCGGTTGCCCTTGCCCTGCATTGCactaaaactattttttaaaaatatttttataggaatttaaaCTGATACAAGACAGGTAAGTTCTCCCCCAAAAGGTTTGTCTTATTCCTTGACACAAGGGGGAGCTGGCAACTCTAAAAACTCGAAAGACTTCTCTGTATCCATAGTCTTCATTCTGTGTCCCAATGCCCCTCAAATCAAGGCCTGGTCTTGAGTCAGAATTCACCACTCCCAAAATATGGATGGATAGTGATTCACCTGTAACTTCAATAGTGCCCCATTAGTTTTCAATGTCCTAAGCCACTGCCTTGATTACCCACCTCTAAGGGAAGCCACTGGAGCTTATTAGCTCATAGTCGTATTTTCCAGAGATGAGCACAGCGGAGGGTTCAATTGTATTGAGAGTGATGCTTTGTCATGTGTATGCAGCCTTGTATAATGTGCTTGGGCAAAACTACTGCACTTAGAAGGTGGTGCAAGGCTCCATTTTTTGGGTTGGGGTTAACGGTCTCATTTGGCTCAGTTTGGGGTCTCATCGCTCTGCTTTAGGATGGTCATAGTAGGTTTACTGTTGTTGATGCCTCCTGTTGCAAGTGGCACAGGTGGTTAGTAAATTTCTTTTTAGCACACCTATCTGCTATGGCTATCAGTACAAAAAACTAATAATCTGAGCGACATCACAGGCTTGTTGTGGTGCAGTGAGGTGATAAAAAGTCCCCTTGAGGGTCACATAGGCTTTAACATTGATTTGGATTTTAAAAGGTCACCTTTGCACCTCGTAAGAATCAGGATTAGATTGGGACTTGGActatgttttctgtttgtttatgcCGCTTCCAAAGTGACTTAAGCTACACCAGAAAGGGCACTTTTATATCAGGCTAAGAGTATCCACATGGAGAATATAACTATAACGGtacaattataccagtatagtagTGTCAGTAAATTTCTCCATGTAGAGAAGCCCTGATAGGGTATGAATTGTAGCATTGAGTCACAATGCCCTCCAGGGCTACCTTTGGGACAGTACACCTTACACACCTCAGAGCTCACAGCTGTATCTAAAAGTCAAAATCTAACTTTTAGGGAATGTCATTTCCCGGAAGCTTACGCAGTTTAATATGTCTGGCATTTTTCTATCACATTGGTGGTTACAcagcagtaataataatattcagtAATGTTTAGAAAAAAGGTAGTTCTATTTTTCATCAGACAGTTTCAAAATTTGAATGTTGCCACCCAGTGGTAATCAATAGCAATACTACATAATGTTACTAATAATAACTGTAAGAGTAATCGTAATGCAAAACACTTCTTTAGTACTTTATGTTGCCAAAGTGCTCTCCTCTCTGTATATTCTCTGCTAATTACTAGGTACCTACCTAACTTTAGAGATAATCAACTTTTATAATTGTTAATTGGTGATCACTGATTAAATGACTGTCTGGGTATTCTAGGATTAATAATCAGGATTTCAGCACTGACAGTATGGAAGTATTAGCATTGCAGCTGGATCAGGCAACATTTGCAGGTGTTAGAAGCTGGACACAGCAGTATATGTCAAACTTAGATTCACTGATGCAAGTGGTGCACAGTAAGTAAACTACCCAAACTAGTAACAGAACATTACTTGTCTGTAGTGGAAAATGGCCATCTTTTATCAAGGATTGTGCAATAGCTCCCTGATTTATTCAGCTGAGCATTGCTTGTGTGCTGCAAATTTTGATCCTTCTCCACAGAGGCCAGGATGTGGATGTATGCCATCTGCCATGGCgtcctgtcccctcagcccctcccccccaaccagtTTCCGGCTGCCCCAGCATTCCAAACCTCACCCTTTGACAGACTTTTAGAGAACCACCCCATTTGTTTGCCCAGTGAATccatattttcaaagctgcctctGATAATGGGATCAAGACCCCACAACAACACATTCCAAATGACTGTTTATATTGCAAATACACTGCCAGCTTTCTAAGACATTCTCTCAATCCTTGCAGGTCAATTCATTAACCAAACACAGAGGAACAGGTAAATCCCTTTCTTCTCTTCACTTTTGAAATATTCACTGCAAATGCCACTAACTAGCCTTTGTATTTTCCAGAAGTTCACAGCTCTTCATTGGGAGGCCATTATGTACTGGGCTAAAGCGACAGAGATTTCACTGCTTTTATCCTCCTTCAGAACTGGAGCTGCACTGATGCTGCAAACATTCCCCCCCAAACATTTGTTCATGTTCTTAAACAGATTTGCTTTGAGTGCATCTGTGCCTCTTTGCTTTCCCTGAATATGCTAATGAAGGGGTTTGCCAGCAGAAGTGCTCCCCCAAACAGCACACTTTAATTCATACAGCAGAGTATTTGTGGAAAGTAGAGTGAATGCAAAAAAGTGAGAATTCACCATGGCCACCTAACTCTAAGACttactgtctggagtggttcatgaccGTGAGTGCCAGCcttagggcagactgtcaaagcagggcagacaccccaagctgGCTGTATGtgctataattagatttcaccaacccagaaacaagtgtgaactcctgaaCCACtacaagctggacttagtgataaaggGTCCCTTCATCAAAAaatcacaaaagattcaggtttctcctagtcccaagagaccagtcacttaccccaggtcaatttgttcctcagatcttacaccaaagacaacgcttgcAGCCAGTCCTATATTTAACTAACTAAGGAtatattaactaggaaaaagaaatgagaaagttGTTTGCAGGATAAAGCAGGCAgagcacacacacgcacacacaggtacagtctatggttccaaaaggtggCAGAgctgt
This genomic window from Dermochelys coriacea isolate rDerCor1 chromosome 8, rDerCor1.pri.v4, whole genome shotgun sequence contains:
- the LOC119859681 gene encoding E3 ubiquitin/ISG15 ligase TRIM25-like, coding for MAEAKEEFRASADLEDELSCPICQCFYRNPVSLSCQHSFCKECIQKALAAQQQAKATYFCPMCKVQLGPFLELHKNFQLCSIVEKFQTTSSKGKQGKEKASPQGKEIIPCDFCLDQPHTAVKTCLTCEASLCQAHLSKHNAKAAQKDHVLIEPSDNSSLQERKCGEHGKLLECYCEDDLVFVCMMYSITDSHKGHNIVTLKQEYDKEQFNKKTLNAQLSNLFKEIKAEVDQKEKQILADIQSSEKKQLSDIATLKKQTEKKRDEAVKGLQNLQMLRARTDPFHFLREFKLIQDRINNQDFSTDSMEVLALQLDQATFAGVRSWTQQYMSNLDSLMQVVHSQFINQTQRNSATCVLMGVDIQCCLLTYRAAPDFRDRFSYQEHTMKGKHVVSEIVVPSKAHDSQK